The Osmerus eperlanus chromosome 20, fOsmEpe2.1, whole genome shotgun sequence DNA segment CATTGTAGGTGAGGTCAGAGATGTCCGCCAtctgggagctggaggggcCCCAGGGGTCGTTGGAGGtagcctccctcacctgcaTACAGTATGGAGAGTTAGTGTCAGCTAGGATAAGGTAGGAGACTAGGGGGGTGAGACACAGAAGGGtgtagtgagagaaagagggggaactgtgagaaagagggagagaggaggatagagagaaagtgCGTCAAAGAGTAGACTGTGTAAATAGTTTTGTTACCTTGACTTCGGCCTCAGAGAAGTTCTGGACCAAGTTCTTCAGTTGGCGACGCAGCATAGAGGATGTCATGGTGACAGATGGGGGGTCTCAAACCACGGTGTTCtagtggtcacacacacaccttagtaaGATTAAATGTCCTCAGAGAGGCATAAAACTGGTGTTATTGTGAGATTATGTGATATCGATACTATATTAAAAATGCAATCTACCTATTGAAAAATGTAGGTCCTGTAAACAAAGTATCCTTTTGTCTTCCGTTGCTCTCTGCACTCCAGATATTACTGCTGGTTCATGCTGTTGACCCCTGTCGCCAAGGTGGCATCTACTGGATTAACACTCCACAAACCTGCTGGGGAAAACGTCCTTAAGTAAACAGCAGAACGATGTCCAAGCTTTCTGTGACACACTACAGCTTTCTAGCTAGGTGGCAAATACAGCACTGGCAGATAATAACATGCTAGTTCAGAAGCTGGCTACTCAGCTGAATGCCAGTGGTAGGCTACTATAGTGGCTACCAACATGGTCATAATGACTCATTAAACTAATCGTAGGCTACGCCAACAATATTGCTGGCTAGCCTACTGGCATTTGCGATCCAATTTACATTCAGTTACGTAGCCTGCTAAACGCGATAACTGGCtagtgctaaatgactacgaATACAGCTATCCAGCTATTTGATTACTACGGTCACAGCGGCCAATCAATCTGCGGAGATAATTCAGATCATGTTGATAAGCAATACAATATAGAGGCTAGTAATAATTGTACCTAGGCTGATGTTGCATGTAGACCGCTTTCGATGTTATCACCTCAGCCTGTCAGAGCCGCGTTTTCAAATAAAGCTTAAACTGTAGCTGACAGGCAAGACACAAATGAAGAACCACGATTTCAGCACCCAGGACAGCGACGGTGCAATGGCTTGCGTCAAAGCAGtcaagctagctactgtagctagttaTTCTTAAGACTCAAAGGGATGTTGTTTTCTTAGCTACCACCAGAAACAAATCCGCTACGAGTACAACAGTGTGATAGACTTATATAGTAATAGCTACAGCATATAGTGTAAAATAAATTCCATTGATTAGTCGTATAATCATATCACAGAAGCACATATTTTAGAGCATAAAACACTAACCCTGAATCCTTTCATGAATCGTCGAGTCGACAATGGCAGTTTCCGCTTCCGACACCTGCACCTGTCATGGAACGCCCCCTCTATAAACTGAAACAATGTAATAGTTTCCTGATCtttgtttttatatataattTTGGTTTTTCTATGAACTGTGATCTTATTAGTCTACCTGTTAAATACACGATTTTATTCGTTTATATTTACAATTCCGCTTTGGAATCCCCTGCACGTCATCGTCTCGCGGTTTAGAgcaggctacacacacaaaccccaaaaCAACTGATATGTGAGTCAGAACTACAAGTCGCTCATCAATAATACTTGAGACAAGATGGCGACTGAAGGCGAATACGAGTCAATCTTGTGCGTTAAAcctgatgtcaatgtgtatcgCATTCCGCCTCGGGCTACAAATCGCGGTTATAGGTAAGTATGGATGGTTTTACCCTTTTTGGAAGACaaggttgtttgttttttatttgaGCCGACCCCGCATCATTTTGGCCGACATCCTCTTTTTTGCCGGGGTACTGTGTTAAATTATTTAGGCATAAAGTCAAGTACCGTGAGTTTCACCTTTTAATATTTCCAAACCCATGGTGTTTATGAATGGTTAAATCAATCATCTAGCATaaataaatgctattcctgTATATATGACTAAATTACTGTATATAtgactaaatgacaaaatgtaaatatacatgtTTTCTTATTGTAAATACATTGTTGCATGTTGGCAGGTGTTGAGGAAATATGTATCCTATAATAAAGGCTATGGTAACCACACTATTGTGCTGGGCAGGCAACAATATCGGAAATATTAATTGAAAATCTACTGGCCTAGATACAGTGCTAAGTCTGTGGCCCCATTCATTGGTTCTGCAGGATTGTTTCTAATTCCTCATGGGTCCACTCCATAAAACCAGATTTTAAAGGTATCTAGATCAAAGCCCCCTAGTGTGTGGTTTTGTCTCATTTGTTACCGGCAATCCCATGGTATTGTAGGAATTCATGACACTCTTGAGATTCAGCCCATAAATCACACTAGTCTGAGGAATCAAGGACCCAGTTTAGAACCCACTCCAATCTTGTTTTCCGCAGGGCGGCGGACTGGAAGCTGGACCTCCCTGATTGGTCGGGCCGCATGAGGGTCACAGCCAAGGGGAAGGTAGCGTACATCAAGCTAGAGGACAAAGTCTCAGGTacaagaaaggagagggggggggggcagagggggcatCATCTTAGAAATTAATACATGAATACAGACTTGATCTCAAAGTAGGCTGTTATTAATCAACTTTGAATCAGTGGACAAGAGTATTTCAGTAATTAGTTGAGTTGAATGTTTTTGTCACTCTTGCCCCCCTGCAGGGGAGCTGTTTGCACAAGCTCCTGTCCAAGAGTTTCCCGGTATCGCTGTGGAAAGTGTCAGCGATTCGAGTCGTTACTTTGTGCTGCGGATACAAGATGACAATGGTAGGTATCTCACTGTGTGTCCTTCAGGCTGGGATGAACATGATTTGGATAGATGTGAGGGCCATCTGATATCTGTGTCATAGGTgaactatgtctctctctcaggccgcAGTGCGTTCATCGGTGTTGGGTTTGGGGACAGAGGGGACGCCTTTGACTTTAACGTTTCTCTACAGGATCACTTCAAGTAAGTGATGGTGTGTCTGGGGGGCATGTTTATCTCCGGGAGAGGGGGACATGGCAACAAACCCACGTCTGTGGTGGCCTACAGCATTAGCTGCCAGCCAAAACTCTGTGTCACAATGCAGTGGTTTCTAGCAGGTGGTTTTGCTGCAGCTCTGGAAACTGCTGATGTTCCTTTTCTTTATTCCTGTGTCAGTGCTaatcaagtgtgtttgtgtggttgtgtgtgtgtcactcaggTGGGTGAAGCAAGATAATGAAATCAGCAAAAACTCCGGGACAGCAGATTCAGGACCGAAGCTGGACCTCGGCTTCAAAGAAGGACAGACTATCACTCTTAATATCGGGGTGACACACCTGGCATAAACTAGACTTATACGTATAATTTGttaaaaatgtatttcattCAAAGTAAATTCTAATGGCCaatattctttctctctctagcaaggaaagaagagagataAGCCCCGCCCACAGGGAGCAGGTGGATTTGGactcctcccaccacctccgGGGGCCAAGatagcccctcctccctcgtcaGGCTCCTTCAATCACAACATTGTTACCCAGACAGGGGACACAGGTAAAGTTTGCTGCTAACTACTGAATGGTCCATTCAGGGTCTGCTTGGAAGAACAAGCAAGATCAgaaatatttctctct contains these protein-coding regions:
- the necap1 gene encoding adaptin ear-binding coat-associated protein 1; this translates as MATEGEYESILCVKPDVNVYRIPPRATNRGYRAADWKLDLPDWSGRMRVTAKGKVAYIKLEDKVSGELFAQAPVQEFPGIAVESVSDSSRYFVLRIQDDNGRSAFIGVGFGDRGDAFDFNVSLQDHFKWVKQDNEISKNSGTADSGPKLDLGFKEGQTITLNIGQGKKRDKPRPQGAGGFGLLPPPPGAKIAPPPSSGSFNHNIVTQTGDTELDSSNSNTVMQSGSVLEVWGDFSTPASSCLSPPAPQETATSWIQF